In Paenibacillus guangzhouensis, a single window of DNA contains:
- a CDS encoding DUF92 domain-containing protein: MWSWVIGFGCSALVAYSAYKRNSLSSSGMLAAILMGTIFFAMGSPLWYGILLAFFVSSSVMSHVKKSAKETYEAAYEKSGRRDAGQVFANGGIGMLLCIAFAIHPDPIIVAAFVGVMATVTADTWATEIGSLSRSQPRSILTWRRIPTGTSGGVSALGTGAAMCGGLFIGVCAAALDWLSPIQQSVPIYLFLLMGWIGGTAGAFTDSIMGATCQVMYRCPKCGKMVERKDHCGVRTNRTRGLSWMNNDQVNWISSCAGGLVAIILLFVAGV, encoded by the coding sequence ATGTGGAGTTGGGTGATTGGATTCGGTTGCAGTGCGCTCGTTGCTTATTCGGCTTATAAACGAAATTCGTTATCTTCGTCGGGGATGCTCGCAGCTATCCTGATGGGAACGATTTTTTTCGCCATGGGAAGTCCGCTCTGGTATGGGATTCTACTCGCATTTTTTGTCTCTTCGAGTGTGATGTCGCACGTGAAGAAGAGTGCCAAAGAAACCTATGAAGCGGCTTACGAGAAATCAGGGCGTCGGGACGCTGGGCAAGTGTTCGCTAACGGTGGGATCGGCATGCTCCTGTGTATTGCCTTCGCGATCCATCCGGATCCCATCATTGTCGCGGCATTCGTCGGCGTCATGGCCACGGTGACGGCGGATACGTGGGCCACGGAGATCGGCAGCCTAAGCCGTTCACAGCCGCGCTCCATCCTCACGTGGAGACGTATCCCGACGGGGACGTCAGGAGGCGTATCGGCGCTGGGAACAGGCGCTGCCATGTGCGGCGGTCTATTTATTGGTGTATGCGCAGCAGCATTGGACTGGCTGTCTCCTATACAGCAAAGCGTCCCGATCTACCTCTTTTTGCTGATGGGATGGATCGGCGGAACGGCAGGTGCATTCACAGATTCGATCATGGGAGCGACTTGCCAGGTTATGTATCGCTGCCCAAAATGCGGGAAAATGGTCGAACGGAAGGACCATTGCGGTGTGCGAACGAATCGAACACGAGGGCTCTCATGGATGAATAATGATCAAGTGAATTGGATAAGCTCCTGCGCCGGCGGATTGGTCGCTATCATTTTGCTGTTCGTGGCAGGCGTATAG
- the hemY gene encoding protoporphyrinogen oxidase: MNTASRHVVVIGGGISGLSSAFYLHKYGVEQGLDLKVTLIEKEASFGGKIMTLHRDGFVIEKGPDSFLARKLPMIDLARELELEDELVATSPDKKQTYIMHHGKLHKMPPGLSLGIPTQITPFLKTGLISVAGKLRAGMDLFIPKRTEQSDESLGSFLSRRLGSEVLENIAEPLLAGIYAGDTFKLSLQSTFPQFGEIEQKHGSLIRGMKSSVSSSKPLNLPGQTDAVRKSMFLTFRQGLQSLVHALVHDLHTKAELLPNTGVTAIELVDHQDQTSPRYRVVLDEGEPLVADAVLVATPTFAAGPLLTPYVDTTMLDQLAYISVANVVMAFDAADIPNPLDGSGFLIPRKEKRNITACTWTSNKWPHSTPEGKVLIRCYVGREGEEQNVDLPDDQLAALVRKDLREIIGIQAEPLFTEITRLKKSMPQYPVGHLDALASLRRELSDKLPGVEIVGSGYEGVGLPDCIRQGRDAAARMVEWVKIPAN, translated from the coding sequence GTGAACACAGCGTCTCGTCACGTTGTTGTCATTGGCGGAGGGATAAGCGGACTGAGCTCCGCTTTTTATTTGCATAAATACGGGGTAGAGCAGGGGCTTGATTTGAAAGTAACCCTGATAGAGAAGGAAGCGAGCTTCGGCGGCAAGATTATGACGCTGCATCGGGACGGCTTTGTGATCGAGAAAGGGCCGGACTCTTTCCTTGCGCGGAAATTACCAATGATTGACCTCGCCCGTGAATTAGAGCTGGAGGACGAACTCGTCGCGACAAGTCCGGATAAGAAGCAGACGTACATTATGCATCATGGGAAGCTGCACAAGATGCCCCCGGGATTATCGCTCGGGATTCCGACGCAGATTACGCCATTTCTCAAGACCGGACTCATCTCAGTGGCAGGAAAACTTAGAGCCGGAATGGACCTGTTCATTCCGAAGCGCACCGAACAGAGTGATGAGTCCCTAGGTTCGTTCTTATCGCGTCGTCTTGGCTCAGAAGTGCTGGAGAATATCGCCGAACCGCTGCTTGCGGGTATCTACGCTGGGGATACGTTCAAGCTGAGCCTTCAATCAACATTCCCGCAATTCGGAGAAATTGAGCAGAAGCACGGCAGTCTAATTCGCGGTATGAAGTCGAGCGTGTCGTCTTCGAAGCCGTTGAACTTGCCGGGTCAGACCGATGCGGTTCGCAAAAGTATGTTCTTGACGTTCAGGCAAGGGTTGCAGTCCTTGGTTCATGCGCTTGTGCATGATTTGCATACCAAGGCAGAGCTGCTCCCAAATACGGGCGTAACGGCGATTGAACTTGTGGACCATCAGGATCAGACGTCCCCTCGTTATCGCGTCGTATTGGATGAAGGGGAGCCGCTTGTTGCAGATGCGGTGCTGGTTGCGACACCTACCTTCGCGGCTGGACCTCTACTCACGCCTTACGTTGATACGACCATGTTGGATCAATTGGCGTATATCTCGGTTGCGAATGTCGTCATGGCGTTCGATGCAGCCGATATTCCGAATCCGCTGGATGGCTCAGGATTTCTCATTCCGCGCAAGGAGAAACGCAACATTACCGCTTGCACATGGACTTCGAACAAATGGCCCCATTCAACGCCGGAAGGGAAAGTGTTAATCCGTTGTTATGTGGGCCGCGAAGGCGAGGAGCAGAATGTGGACTTGCCGGATGATCAGCTCGCTGCGCTCGTTCGCAAGGATTTAAGAGAGATCATCGGTATCCAAGCAGAGCCGCTCTTCACCGAGATTACGCGATTGAAGAAATCGATGCCGCAGTATCCGGTTGGTCATTTAGATGCGCTTGCAAGCCTTCGGCGTGAACTATCGGACAAGCTTCCAGGCGTGGAGATCGTCGGTTCGGGATATGAGGGCGTCGGGTTGCCTGATTGCATCCGTCAAGGCCGGGATGCAGCTGCGCGTATGGTAGAATGGGTGAAAATCCCTGCCAATTGA
- a CDS encoding fumarylacetoacetate hydrolase family protein, which translates to MQSMIQNVYCVGRNYRLHAAELGNEVPTKPMIFMKPTHAVVPMNGEHITMPKDQGELHYEAELVIRIGRDYEPGMSMDDLIDVMALGIDFTLRDVQTVCKQKGHPWTAAKAFRNSAPITPYIAFPGVDALPEHDFVLLKNGVEVQRGNARDMIFDVKTIVDFVAMHYGIGKGDIIFTGTPAGVGAAVAGDKLELFYGDNRLDSCIIA; encoded by the coding sequence ATGCAATCGATGATTCAGAATGTGTACTGTGTAGGTCGGAATTATCGTCTACATGCGGCAGAGCTTGGGAATGAGGTACCAACGAAGCCGATGATCTTCATGAAGCCGACGCATGCGGTTGTCCCAATGAATGGTGAGCATATCACGATGCCGAAGGATCAAGGAGAGCTTCATTATGAGGCAGAACTGGTCATTCGGATCGGCCGCGATTATGAACCGGGCATGTCCATGGATGATCTGATCGATGTCATGGCGCTCGGGATCGATTTTACGCTTCGTGATGTTCAGACCGTATGCAAGCAGAAAGGCCACCCATGGACGGCGGCGAAGGCTTTCCGCAATTCTGCGCCCATTACGCCTTATATCGCTTTCCCAGGCGTCGATGCGCTGCCGGAGCATGATTTTGTATTGCTGAAGAATGGTGTGGAAGTCCAGCGCGGTAATGCGCGAGATATGATTTTTGATGTGAAGACCATTGTGGATTTTGTTGCCATGCATTATGGGATCGGCAAAGGCGACATCATTTTCACGGGTACGCCAGCAGGGGTCGGAGCTGCAGTGGCAGGGGACAAGCTGGAACTCTTCTATGGGGACAACAGACTAGATTCATGTATCATCGCGTAG
- a CDS encoding DUF1516 family protein, protein MDVFNIFYQSHAGSWAILVLFFVISCIFKRQKVTPMITRLFYLIMLISGIGMLVKLNFPLMYIVKGILAIGLIGMMEMIMGRLRRNQPTMMFWIILVILLALIVCMGYGVISF, encoded by the coding sequence ATGGATGTGTTTAATATTTTTTATCAGTCCCATGCTGGTTCGTGGGCAATTCTCGTGCTGTTCTTCGTCATTAGCTGTATCTTCAAACGTCAGAAAGTAACACCGATGATCACACGTCTGTTCTATTTGATTATGCTCATCTCGGGGATTGGCATGCTCGTGAAGTTGAACTTCCCGCTCATGTACATCGTGAAAGGGATCTTGGCGATTGGATTAATCGGCATGATGGAAATGATTATGGGTCGTCTGCGCAGAAACCAACCGACGATGATGTTCTGGATTATCTTGGTTATTCTGCTTGCACTTATTGTGTGCATGGGATACGGTGTCATCTCGTTCTAA
- the hemH gene encoding ferrochelatase, translating to MSQNKIGVLVMSYGTPESLDQVEAYYTHIRRGHPPTAEQLEELTNRYEKIVGGFFPLRENTNRQVEALEEMLNREYGRDDVTFVCYQGLKHAHPLIEEGVEQMAQDGIQQAVGIVLAPHYSIMSVGGYIQRAKAQAEEKGIAMSFVQDYHLHPLLLDALVQRVEDALRKFGELEQAKRDVRVLFSAHSLPAKILEMGDPYPDQLLATSRAIADRVGLTQWQFSWQSAGQTSVPWLGPDVLDTLHTLVQEEQVKQVLVAPIGFVSDHLEVLYDLDIEAQQVAAELGIHLERTASLNTDPLYIATLADVVHQQLEGK from the coding sequence ATGTCACAGAACAAAATTGGTGTATTGGTGATGTCCTATGGCACGCCTGAAAGTCTAGATCAAGTGGAAGCTTATTATACGCATATTCGCCGCGGGCATCCGCCAACGGCAGAGCAGCTAGAAGAGCTTACTAACCGCTATGAGAAAATCGTAGGCGGGTTCTTCCCGCTGCGTGAGAATACGAATCGTCAAGTCGAAGCGTTAGAAGAGATGCTGAATCGCGAATACGGTCGTGACGATGTGACATTCGTCTGCTACCAAGGCTTGAAGCATGCCCACCCATTGATTGAGGAAGGCGTTGAACAGATGGCACAGGACGGCATTCAGCAAGCTGTCGGCATTGTTCTCGCACCGCATTATTCGATCATGAGCGTAGGCGGGTATATTCAACGGGCGAAGGCCCAAGCCGAAGAGAAGGGCATTGCGATGTCGTTCGTCCAAGATTATCATCTGCATCCGCTCCTGCTGGATGCATTGGTTCAGCGTGTTGAAGATGCATTGCGTAAATTCGGGGAGCTGGAGCAAGCGAAACGTGACGTTCGAGTCTTGTTCAGCGCACACAGCCTTCCTGCAAAAATTCTTGAGATGGGCGATCCCTATCCAGATCAGCTCCTAGCGACTTCCCGAGCCATTGCAGATCGCGTAGGACTGACGCAGTGGCAGTTCTCTTGGCAGAGTGCTGGGCAGACGTCTGTTCCATGGCTTGGGCCGGATGTGCTGGATACGCTCCACACCCTGGTGCAAGAGGAACAGGTGAAGCAGGTGCTCGTGGCGCCGATCGGCTTCGTATCCGATCACTTGGAAGTGTTGTATGATTTGGATATAGAGGCGCAGCAAGTGGCTGCGGAGTTAGGCATTCATCTGGAACGTACGGCATCACTCAACACCGATCCGCTCTACATTGCAACACTTGCGGATGTGGTGCATCAACAACTAGAGGGGAAGTGA
- a CDS encoding glycerophosphodiester phosphodiesterase: MYLGGNCCVAHRGWSSKAPENTLAAIQLAMSEPYISWIEFDVQLSKDGVPVLIHDYSLERTTNGQGLVREKNYAELEQLDAGSWFSPAYAGEKIPSLEEVFDIAGGRLRMNIELKTQGNMYPGLEEAVIDLIYRYTLQHDVVLTSFEPSVVQRVKRLAPQLRVGLITEMPSADYAAVCRSLGADFLSLYYPLFTKQSAAALAQQGIGMMAWTCNHTKDILHVAELHPDVMICTNYPDRWDSAIGKGEKE, encoded by the coding sequence ATGTACTTAGGGGGAAATTGTTGTGTCGCACATCGCGGTTGGTCATCCAAAGCACCCGAGAACACGCTAGCGGCGATACAGCTGGCGATGTCTGAACCATACATATCTTGGATTGAATTTGATGTACAGTTAAGCAAGGACGGCGTGCCCGTCTTGATACATGACTATTCGCTAGAGCGTACGACGAACGGCCAAGGGCTCGTGCGGGAAAAAAACTATGCAGAACTTGAACAATTAGATGCAGGTTCGTGGTTCTCTCCAGCTTATGCTGGGGAGAAGATCCCTTCTTTAGAAGAAGTCTTCGATATCGCAGGTGGTCGACTTCGGATGAACATTGAACTGAAGACGCAAGGGAATATGTATCCTGGACTGGAAGAAGCGGTCATTGATTTGATTTATCGCTATACGCTGCAGCATGATGTTGTGTTGACGTCGTTCGAACCCAGCGTTGTTCAACGGGTGAAGCGGCTTGCACCACAATTACGAGTCGGACTGATTACAGAGATGCCGAGTGCGGATTATGCCGCGGTGTGCCGCTCACTGGGAGCGGATTTTCTGTCTTTATATTATCCATTGTTCACCAAGCAGAGCGCTGCTGCACTGGCGCAGCAGGGAATTGGCATGATGGCATGGACATGCAATCATACGAAAGACATTTTACATGTTGCTGAGCTGCATCCGGATGTGATGATTTGTACGAATTATCCGGATCGCTGGGATTCAGCTATTGGAAAAGGGGAAAAGGAATAA
- a CDS encoding KinB-signaling pathway activation protein produces the protein MIKRIFYLCWTTTLIGVLTGITTWGVLRYLDPGFIFIDDEFSGYELSSLLLGIFSIAFTSIIGFIAFVFGRYYILGILKNRMNVWIGIQVFFILLTLFDLFFIRFKKFAGEGDHAFGYLGLPLLILAVGVIITIWKVKLTNKHAIVPTMFFMIVITVLELLPSLSVNRMEYILYMLIPLVVCNSWQILSLHKLTGPQKKTTTVAS, from the coding sequence ATGATTAAGAGAATCTTCTACTTATGCTGGACAACGACGCTTATTGGCGTGTTGACCGGTATCACAACATGGGGAGTGCTCAGATATTTGGATCCAGGGTTTATCTTTATTGACGACGAGTTTAGCGGATATGAATTATCTTCGCTATTGCTCGGGATCTTCTCGATTGCGTTCACGAGTATTATTGGGTTTATCGCCTTCGTATTCGGAAGGTATTATATTCTCGGGATCTTGAAGAATCGCATGAACGTCTGGATTGGGATCCAAGTATTCTTTATACTGCTCACCCTGTTTGATTTATTCTTTATTCGGTTCAAGAAGTTCGCCGGTGAGGGTGACCATGCGTTCGGGTATCTTGGATTGCCGCTGCTTATTCTTGCTGTTGGTGTGATCATTACGATCTGGAAAGTAAAACTGACGAACAAGCATGCGATCGTGCCGACCATGTTCTTCATGATTGTAATTACGGTGCTGGAGCTGCTGCCGTCGCTATCGGTTAATCGGATGGAGTATATCCTCTACATGCTGATCCCGCTCGTGGTATGCAATAGCTGGCAGATCCTATCGCTTCATAAACTTACGGGACCACAAAAGAAGACAACAACCGTTGCGTCATAG
- a CDS encoding CapA family protein, with protein MYISRSDAHRAQKSRRRRKIRTLLTLNLVMLLLIAGLVGVYVFKFQGNPLEAEAGNDRGSVQTQEHLVTEEPSDGVESNAEEDADNVDPAAGTTESDLPSGDQVGDDGVEQTGDGPAVEPAEEANAQVVLPDQDGIKLSFVGDIQMSGKVAELINKNGDDYPFHYVKSMFEQDDLTVANLETPITSGGTPAEDKQFVFKSAPSSAGALGKAGIEMVTLANNHVLDHGVSGLMDTIKHLDAAGIRYFGAGKDEEEAFKIAYVECKGKRIALLGFSRVLPKTSWFAKGKNPGVAETYNSAMARAKIAQARKEADFVIVTVHWGVERADKPNAVQKQLAREYVDAGADLIIGSHPHVLQGFEQYKGKWIAYSLGNFVFTRSSNPMTWETAVLQVTLNRDGSCALQMLPFHANLGQAVPMDQSAGSKLLKRISTLSHPLGAEVRQDGRIGTISRTR; from the coding sequence ATGTATATCTCAAGATCAGATGCCCATCGGGCACAAAAATCGAGAAGAAGGCGTAAGATCCGTACCTTGTTGACGCTGAATCTGGTCATGCTGCTGCTTATCGCAGGGTTAGTGGGGGTATACGTCTTTAAGTTCCAAGGCAATCCGCTGGAGGCGGAGGCGGGGAACGATCGCGGCTCGGTGCAGACGCAAGAGCATCTTGTGACAGAGGAACCGAGTGACGGCGTGGAATCCAATGCTGAGGAAGATGCGGATAACGTCGATCCTGCCGCTGGCACGACGGAATCGGATCTTCCATCAGGTGACCAAGTCGGGGATGACGGCGTAGAACAGACGGGCGACGGTCCTGCTGTGGAGCCTGCAGAGGAAGCCAACGCTCAAGTCGTATTGCCTGACCAAGACGGCATTAAGCTATCATTCGTTGGTGATATCCAAATGTCGGGCAAGGTCGCAGAATTGATCAACAAGAACGGTGATGATTATCCATTTCATTATGTGAAGTCGATGTTCGAACAGGATGACTTAACGGTCGCGAACCTGGAGACACCCATTACGTCAGGTGGCACGCCCGCAGAAGACAAACAATTTGTGTTCAAATCGGCGCCGAGCTCAGCGGGAGCTCTTGGCAAGGCAGGCATCGAAATGGTGACGCTTGCGAATAACCATGTACTCGATCATGGCGTGTCAGGTCTTATGGATACGATCAAACATTTGGACGCCGCAGGTATCCGATATTTTGGCGCTGGTAAGGACGAGGAAGAGGCATTCAAGATAGCCTATGTGGAATGCAAAGGAAAACGCATTGCATTATTAGGGTTTTCCCGTGTTCTGCCGAAAACGAGTTGGTTCGCAAAAGGGAAAAACCCTGGGGTGGCTGAGACCTATAATTCAGCTATGGCGCGCGCAAAGATCGCTCAAGCCCGAAAAGAGGCTGATTTCGTCATTGTGACGGTGCATTGGGGGGTTGAGAGAGCAGACAAACCAAACGCCGTACAGAAGCAGCTCGCACGCGAGTATGTTGATGCCGGGGCAGACCTGATTATCGGCAGCCATCCGCACGTGCTTCAAGGGTTCGAGCAGTACAAAGGGAAATGGATTGCATATAGTCTCGGTAATTTCGTATTTACCCGTTCGAGTAATCCGATGACCTGGGAGACAGCCGTTCTGCAAGTTACGCTGAATCGCGATGGCAGCTGCGCGCTGCAAATGTTGCCGTTCCATGCGAATCTCGGTCAGGCTGTACCGATGGATCAATCGGCGGGTTCGAAGCTGTTGAAGCGGATTTCTACGTTGTCTCACCCGTTAGGCGCTGAAGTTCGTCAGGATGGGCGAATTGGTACGATCAGTCGTACGAGGTAA
- the hemE gene encoding uroporphyrinogen decarboxylase, which yields MITNDRFLRACLKQEVDQLPVWYMRQAGRYDPDYRKIKEKYSLLEICKQPELAAEVTLMPIRKLGVDAAILYSDIMNPVASIGIDFDIVANVGPVIHNPIRTAEDVAKLRPIDVEGDLSHVLETIRILDRELEVPLITFAGAPFTIASYLIEGRPSRNYRLTKQMMYSAPEVWFALMDKLGDMVIAYLKAHVANGAKAVQLFDSWVGALAPQDFEHYVLPTIKRIFASLSEVDVPKIYFPGVSSGELLPTLRDLEANVIGLDWRVSLTEGRARVGSKFAIQGNLDPFLLTAPIHVLEERARQLIDEGIQQPGYIFNLGHGLFPEASLDALKHLTDYIHAYSREAIRARG from the coding sequence ATGATTACGAATGACCGGTTTCTAAGAGCATGCCTGAAGCAAGAGGTCGATCAGCTTCCTGTCTGGTACATGCGACAAGCAGGGCGTTACGACCCGGATTACCGCAAAATCAAAGAGAAATACAGCTTGCTCGAAATTTGCAAACAGCCAGAACTGGCTGCGGAAGTTACATTAATGCCGATCCGCAAGCTCGGAGTGGACGCGGCCATTTTATATTCAGATATTATGAATCCGGTTGCTTCAATTGGAATTGATTTTGATATTGTTGCCAATGTAGGTCCAGTCATACATAATCCGATCCGTACGGCTGAGGATGTAGCGAAGCTGCGTCCCATTGATGTGGAAGGCGATCTCTCGCATGTTCTCGAGACGATTCGAATTCTTGATCGCGAACTCGAAGTGCCGCTTATCACGTTCGCAGGGGCGCCATTTACGATCGCGAGCTATCTCATTGAAGGCCGACCTTCACGGAATTACCGTTTAACGAAGCAAATGATGTATAGTGCGCCAGAGGTTTGGTTTGCCTTAATGGATAAGCTAGGAGATATGGTTATTGCTTATCTCAAAGCGCATGTCGCGAACGGGGCGAAAGCCGTTCAATTGTTCGATAGCTGGGTAGGGGCGCTTGCGCCACAGGATTTCGAACATTATGTTTTGCCTACGATTAAGCGGATTTTCGCTTCGCTAAGCGAAGTGGATGTGCCGAAAATCTACTTCCCAGGGGTGAGCTCCGGGGAATTGCTGCCGACATTGCGTGATTTAGAAGCGAATGTGATCGGATTGGATTGGCGTGTATCCCTTACGGAAGGGAGAGCACGCGTGGGTTCGAAATTTGCCATTCAAGGGAATTTGGATCCATTCTTACTCACCGCCCCGATCCATGTGCTCGAAGAACGCGCAAGACAGTTGATTGATGAAGGGATTCAGCAGCCAGGTTATATTTTCAATCTGGGCCATGGATTGTTCCCTGAGGCATCACTGGATGCATTGAAACATTTAACGGATTATATCCATGCCTATTCGCGTGAAGCGATTCGCGCAAGAGGCTAA
- a CDS encoding NAD(P)/FAD-dependent oxidoreductase yields the protein MSNQYDVIVVGAGPAGIFTCYELTLKAPQLRVLLIDKGHDIYRRRCPILEEKIQLCPPPAGKKDFAGCLPACSITSGFGGAGAYSDGKFNVTTEFGGWMTDYLSPSKVLNLIKYVDQINLDHGATESITDPTTDIVRDIEQRGYAAGLKLLRAQVRHLGTEQNLEILKSIFEYLKDKIDMMYKTEVDDIITDKETKQVRGVVLKNGTEYKADHVVIVPGRDGSAWLTEVLKKRKIKMFNNQVDVGVRVETSDVVMREINEHLYEGKFIYNTSVGTRVRTFCSNPSGHVVVENHSGVMAANGHSFKDPALGSANTNFALLVSHRFTDPFDKPNEYAREICKRANDLSSGGVIVQKYGDILRGRRSTENRIREGFLEPTLTEAVPGDLGLVLPYNTMKSLIEMVEALDKVTPGLASEHTLFYGVEAKFYSARPKLSESFETEIPGLYCGGDGAGITRGLAQAGAAGVWIARNIIGQA from the coding sequence ATGAGTAATCAATATGATGTAATTGTCGTAGGAGCAGGGCCAGCAGGTATTTTTACATGTTATGAATTAACACTGAAGGCGCCGCAGCTTCGCGTATTATTAATCGATAAAGGTCATGACATTTATCGTCGGCGTTGCCCGATTCTCGAGGAGAAAATCCAACTCTGCCCGCCACCAGCAGGGAAGAAGGATTTTGCCGGATGCTTGCCAGCATGTTCGATTACGAGCGGATTCGGTGGAGCGGGTGCGTACAGTGACGGTAAGTTCAACGTAACGACGGAATTCGGCGGTTGGATGACTGATTACTTAAGCCCATCTAAAGTATTGAACTTGATTAAATATGTGGACCAGATCAACCTTGATCATGGTGCAACCGAGTCGATTACGGATCCGACAACGGATATCGTTCGTGATATTGAGCAGCGCGGCTATGCGGCAGGACTTAAGCTGTTGCGCGCACAAGTTAGACACTTGGGTACAGAGCAGAATCTTGAGATTCTGAAATCGATCTTCGAATATTTGAAGGATAAGATCGACATGATGTACAAGACAGAAGTTGATGACATTATTACGGATAAAGAAACGAAGCAAGTGCGCGGTGTTGTATTGAAGAACGGAACAGAGTACAAAGCTGATCATGTCGTTATCGTGCCAGGCCGCGACGGTTCCGCATGGCTCACGGAAGTGCTGAAGAAACGCAAGATCAAAATGTTCAACAACCAAGTTGACGTGGGCGTACGCGTGGAGACATCGGATGTAGTGATGCGCGAGATTAACGAGCACCTCTATGAAGGAAAGTTCATCTATAACACGTCGGTAGGCACACGCGTAAGAACATTCTGCTCGAATCCATCCGGACACGTGGTCGTCGAGAACCACAGCGGTGTCATGGCGGCGAACGGTCACTCATTCAAGGATCCAGCGCTTGGCTCGGCGAATACGAACTTCGCTCTGCTGGTCTCACACCGTTTTACAGATCCATTCGATAAGCCGAATGAATATGCGCGTGAGATTTGTAAACGGGCGAACGATCTATCGAGCGGCGGCGTCATTGTTCAGAAATATGGGGATATTCTGCGCGGCAGACGTTCCACAGAAAATCGGATTCGCGAAGGCTTCTTGGAGCCGACGCTCACGGAAGCCGTACCTGGTGATCTTGGACTAGTGCTTCCATACAACACGATGAAGAGCTTGATCGAAATGGTTGAGGCACTCGACAAAGTGACGCCAGGCCTTGCATCCGAGCACACCTTGTTCTACGGCGTTGAAGCGAAATTCTACTCGGCACGTCCGAAGCTGTCAGAATCGTTCGAGACGGAAATTCCAGGCTTGTATTGCGGCGGAGACGGAGCGGGGATTACGCGCGGGCTTGCACAAGCAGGTGCGGCAGGCGTGTGGATCGCAAGAAACATTATTGGGCAAGCATAA
- the coaA gene encoding type I pantothenate kinase — translation MHKYHPYLTLSRQEWAQLMLQDRPVITPQHLEQLRSLNDQITIDEVQEVYFPLAAFLHLQAEAAKQVKAAEAQFLQKPVSDAPYIIGIAGSVAAGKSTTARLLKAILSTYEGYANIDIVTTDGFLYPNHVLEAKGIMDKKGFPQSYDIRKLIQFLTDIKSGKPEVTAPMYSHLSYDILRDEVQTVRKPAILIIEGINVLQVNRGASVFVSDFFDYSIFVDAGVHDLKSWYLDRFRMLRKTAFLNPQSYFHRYASLSEEESLQMASNVWRNINELNLTENILPTKARAKLILEKGASHTVQKIHLRK, via the coding sequence ATGCATAAATACCATCCATATCTCACGCTATCCCGGCAAGAATGGGCACAACTCATGCTGCAAGATCGACCAGTGATCACCCCACAACATTTAGAGCAATTAAGGTCGTTGAACGATCAGATCACCATCGATGAAGTGCAAGAGGTTTATTTCCCCTTGGCTGCATTTCTCCATCTCCAAGCCGAGGCTGCGAAGCAGGTCAAGGCTGCCGAAGCTCAATTCTTGCAAAAGCCGGTATCCGACGCGCCTTATATTATCGGGATTGCAGGCAGTGTTGCGGCAGGCAAGAGCACAACCGCAAGACTGCTGAAGGCCATCTTATCTACATACGAGGGTTATGCCAACATTGATATTGTTACGACGGACGGCTTCTTGTATCCAAATCATGTGCTCGAAGCGAAAGGGATCATGGACAAGAAGGGCTTCCCGCAAAGCTATGATATTCGCAAGCTCATCCAATTCCTAACCGATATCAAGTCAGGGAAGCCGGAAGTGACCGCTCCCATGTATTCGCATCTCAGCTACGATATTCTGCGTGATGAAGTGCAGACCGTCCGTAAGCCGGCGATTCTCATTATCGAAGGGATTAACGTATTGCAGGTGAATCGCGGGGCATCCGTCTTCGTTAGCGACTTCTTCGATTATTCAATCTTCGTCGATGCAGGCGTTCATGACTTGAAGAGCTGGTATCTAGACCGATTCCGCATGTTAAGGAAGACCGCTTTCCTCAATCCGCAATCATACTTCCATCGTTATGCCAGCCTAAGCGAAGAAGAATCCTTGCAGATGGCTTCGAATGTCTGGCGTAACATCAATGAGCTCAATCTGACAGAGAACATCCTGCCGACGAAAGCGCGCGCGAAACTCATCCTTGAGAAGGGCGCAAGCCATACGGTCCAGAAAATTCATCTCCGAAAATAG